CGTGGCGGGTGTCGTTGACCACGTGCGACACGGTGGTGACGGACACATCCGCCTTGAGTGCGACGTCTTTGATGGTGGCCATGGCTTTTCCTGTTCCTGGTGGGGCGGGATTCTGTCGTCAGGCCAGACGGCGGTCGGCACGGCGCTGGCGCAGGGTGTCGATGATGACCGCCACCACAATCACGGCACCGGTGATGATGCGTTTGCTCGGCTCGCTCGCGCCAACCTGCGCAAGGCCCGCTTCGAGCACCGCGATGATCAGCACGCCGAAGAAGGTGTTGATCACCGAGCCGCGGCCGCCCATGAGGCTGGTGCCGCCGATGACCACGGCAGCGATCACCTGCAGCTCGATGCCGACGCCGGCGTTCGGGTCGGCTGCTTCGAGGCGCGCCGATTGCATCAGGCCCGCGAGGCCGGCCAGCAGCCCGGTAACGGCGAACACGATGATGCGGATGGGGCGCGGGTCGACGCCCGCCAGGCGCATGGCTTCTTCATTTGTGCCGATGCCCACCACATGGCGGCCGAATACCGTGCGCGTGAGCACCATCTGCCCGATGACCACCAGCACCACCGCCAGCACGAAGGCGGCCGAGATGCCGCCGATCCACGGCGCGGCCAGGCCCGAGATGGCGTCGCCCACATATTGCGTGCGCGAATCGGTCACGAGGTAGGCGCCGCCGCGCACCGCTTCGAGCATGCCCAGCGAAACGATGAAACTTGGCAGCCGCCATGCGACCGACACCGCGCCCGTGACCGTGCCGCAGATGAGCCCGGTAACGAGGCCGAGCACCGCGGCCACCGGCACCGAGAGCTTCCATTCGAGGATCGCCGCCGCCGTGACGGCCGCGCTCAGCGCCAGCACCGAGCCGACTGAAAGATCGATGCCCGCGATGATCAGCACGAAGGTCATGCCGACCGCCATCACCGCCAGCGCGGGAATCTCGTTCGCGATGGAGACGAAGGTCTCGCGCGTCAGGAAGTATTCGCTCAGCGAACCGAAGAGCGCGATCATGCCCACGAGCACGACCGTCAGGCCCAGGTAGGTGCCGAGCTGGCCCTTGAGTGCGGAGGGCGAGGCCGGCAGGTTTTGTTTGGTGGAGGCTTCGGCGTTCATTGTGTGTCGGCGGTGACCGGGGTCGAATCGGAAACGGGAGATACCGTCGGCGGGCTGGCGGCGCGTCCTGTCGCGTCGCTGAATGCTGCGGCCAGCAGCGATTGTTCGGTCCACTCGCCGCGCTCGAACACCGCGACCAGCCGGCCGGCGCTCATCACGCCGATGCGGTCGCACATGGCCATCAGTTCGCGCAGGTCGCTCGACACCATCAGCAGCGCCTTGCCGGCGTCGGTCATGCGGTCGAGTTCGGCGTACAGGTCGGCGCGCGCGCCCACGTCCACGCCGCGCGTGGGTTCGTCGAGCAGCAGCACCTTGCATTCGCGATGCAGCCAGCGCGCGAACACCACCTTCTGCTGGTTGCCGCCGCTGAGCGTGGCCACCGGTTGCTCGATGCTGCGCGAGCGGATGCGCAGCAGTTCCACCAGCTTCTGCGCAATGCTGCGCTCCTTGGCGCGCTGCAGCCAGCCGGCGTGCGAGATCGCGCCCAGGTCGCTCAGCGTGGCGTTGACGCGGATCGATTGCGTCAGCAGCAGGCCTTGCGACTTGCGGTCTTCCGTGACGAGGCCGATGCCCGCGCGGATGGCCTGCATCGGCGAGCGCCAGCCCTTGCGCGCGTGCTGCGTGGGCTGGCCGTTTTCATAAAGGGTGATTTCGCCGCGGTCGGCGCGGTCGGCGCCGAACAGCAGCCGCACCAGTTCGGTCCGGCCCGAGCCGACCAGACCGGCCAGGCCCATGACTTCGCCCGCATGCAGGTCGATGTCTACGTCGCGCACGACCTGCGCCCGGCCGATGCCGCGTGCGCTCAGCAGCACGGGCCCGGCCACGCGGCGGTCGCGGCCTTCATGCTCGTGCACCGCGCGGCCGACCATGCGCTGCACCAGTTCGGATTCGCGCACGCCGGCCATGGCGCGCACGTCCACCAGCCGGCCGTCGCGCAGCACGGCCACGCGGTCGGCGATGCGCTGCAATTCTTCGAGGCGGTGCGACACATACACGATGGCCACGCCGCGCGTCTTCAGCAGCTCGATCTGCTCGAACAGGTGCGAGGTTTCGCGCGGGGTGAGCATGGCGGTGGGCTCGTCGAGCACCAGCACGCGCGTGTCGTCCTGCAGGTTGCGCGCGATCTCCACCATCTGCTGCTGGCCGATGCCCAGCCGAGCCACGGGTGTGGCCGGGTCGATGTTCTCCATGCCGATCTTGGCGAGCTGGCGCGCGGCCAGCTCGTGCAGCTTGCTGCGGCGGATCCAGCCGGTCTTGTTGGGCAGCCGGTCGAGCAGCAGGTTCTCGGCCACCGACAGCGTGGTGACGAGGCCGAGTTCCTGCATGACCATGCGCACGCCCAGCCGCTCGGCGTCGCGGCGCGAGCCGGGCGCAAAGGGCTTGCCGTCGAGCAGCATCTGGCCGCGCGTGGGCTGCACCAGCCCGCAGACGATTTTCGACAGCGTGCTCTTGCCGGCGCCGTTCTCGCCCGTGAGGGCCAGCACTTCGCCGGCATTGAGCACGATCGAGACGTCGTCCAGCACCGGCGCCGCATAGTCCTTGCCCATGGCGCTCAGCGAGAGCACGGGCATGGCCGTTGTGAGATTCATGGCGGCGGATGCTGTCAACGTCTGCTCTTTCTGGTTGCTTACTTCGAGTCTTTGGTGACCAGCACCACGTCGGTCTTCACTTCGGCGGGCATCTCCGACTGCTTCTTCTTGTCGGCGATGGCCTTCAGTGCGGTCTCGATGCCGAACACGGCTTGCTTGGCGGCGAACTGGTCGGCTGTGGCGAGCACGCGGCCGTCCTTCAGCATCGGCTTGATGGCGCCGATGTTGTCGTAGCCCACCACCAGCACCTTGCCGGTCTTGCCCGCGGCCTTGACCGCAGCCACGGCGCCCAGCGCCATGCTGTCGTTGCCGGCGAGCAAGGCCTTCAGGTCGGGGTGCTCGCGCATCATGCCGGCGGCCACGGTGTTGCCCTTGTCGATTTCCCACTGGCCGGACTGCACGCCCACCACCGTCACGCCGGCGGCCTTCATTGCGTCCTGGTAGCCCAACGTGCGCTGCTGCGCATTGAAGGTGGTCGACACGCCTTCGATGATGCCGACCTTGTCGCCCGACTTCAGCTCCTTGGCCAGCGCGTCGCCCACCAGCTTGGCGCCGGCGCGGTTGTCGGGGCCCACGAACGGCACCAGGATGCCCTTTTCCTTCAGCGCGGCACCGTCGAGCTGGTTGTCGATGTTGACGACCAGGATGCCCTTGTCGATGGCCGCCTTGATCACCGGCACCAGCGCCTTCGAATCGGCCGGCGCGATGACCAGCGCGTTGATCTTCTGCGCCACCATCTGCTCGACCATCTTGATCTGGGCGGCGGTGTCGGTCTCGTCCTTGATGCCGTTGGCCACCAGCGTGTACTGGGCGGCATTGGCCTTCTGGTGCGCCTTGGCGCCGTCTTCCATGGTGCGGAAGAACTCGTTGGCCAGCGACTTCATGACCAGCGCGACCTTGGGCTTGTCCTGGGCGAAGGCGGGTGTTCCGGCGATGGCGCCCAGCAGCGTGAGAGCGGCGGCGCTTTGCAGGGTACGGCGGGTGAACTTCATGGTGAATGTCTCCTGAGGTGGTTGATCAGAACGGTGCGCCGGTCTTTGCCGGGGGCTCTGATGTTAGCTGAGGGAAACGTTTGCGCAAACGTTTGCCAGTCGGTGCTAACCCTGAGGTTTCGAGCAGGCAAATGCGAGCTCGAAGACCTGCCGGACGGGCCTGCAACCATGCTCGCCTAAAATCGCCGGTTACCCAAGAGGACCTCCCATGAGTTTGCAATGCGGCATCGTCGGCCTGCCCAACGTCGGTAAATCCACCCTTTTCAATGCGTTGACCAAGGCCGGCATCGCGGCGGAAAACTATCCGTTCTGCACCATCGAGCCCAATGTGGGCGTGGTGGAAGTGCCCGATCCCCGGCTCGCGCAACTGAGCGAGATCGTCAAGCCCGAGCGCGTGGTGCCCGCCATCGTCGAGTTCGTCGACATCGCCGGCCTGGTGGCTGGTGCCAGCACCGGCGAAGGCCTGGGCAACAAGTTTCTGGCGCACATCCGCGAGACCGACGCCACCGTCAACGTGGTGCGCTGCTTCGACGACGAGAACGTGATCCACGTGGCCGGCAAGGTTGACCCGATCTCCGACATCGAAGTGATCCAGACCGAACTCTGCCTGGCCGACCTGGCCACGGTCGAGAAGGCGCTGCACCGCCACACCAAGGTGGCCCGTTCCGGCGACAAGGACGCGCAAAAGCTGGTCGGCCTGCTCGAGCGCTGCCAGGCCGCGCTGAACGAGAACACGCCGGTGCGCGCGCTCGACTTCACCAAGGAAGAGTTGCCGCTGGTCAAGAGCTTCACGCTCATCACTGCCAAGCCTGCGATGTTCGTGGGCAACGTGGCGGAAGACGGCTTCGAGAACAACCCGTATCTCGACCGCCTGCGCGAATATGCCGCCAAGCAGGGCGCTCCGGTTGTCGCCATCTGCGCCAAGATCGAAGCCGACCTGGCCGAGATGGACGACGAAGACAAGAAGATGTTCCTCGCCGAGATCGGCCAGGAAGAGCCGGGCCTGAACCGCTTGATCCGTGCGGCCTTCAAGCTGCTGGGCCTGCAAACGTACTTCACCGCCGGCGTGAAGGAAGTGCGTGCATGGACCATCCACATCGGCGACACCGGCCCGCAGGCGGCCGGCGTGATCCACGGCGACTTCGAGAAGGGCTACATCCGCGCCCAGACCATCGCGTTCGAGGACTACATCGCCTTCAAGGGCGAGCAGGGCGCGAAGGACGCGGGGAAGATGCGTTCGGAAGGCAAGGAATACGTCGTCAAGGATGGCGACGTGATGAACTTCCTGTTCAGTTCGTAGGGGGCAACACCTGAGGCCCGGCGGAGCCGGTTCCTCGGTGTCTCGCGAAAAGAGCTTCGCGATTTTCTTGATGTTGTTGGGTAGACTGCGCGCGCCCTATTTTTCCTGCAAGGCCCGCCTTCATGCTCACCGTCCACCACCTCAACAACTCGCGCTCGCAGCGTGTGCTCTGGCTGCTCGAAGAACTCGAGCTGCCGTACGAGATCGTTCACTACCAGCGCGATCCGCAAACCAGTCTGGCGCCTGCTTCGCTGCGGGCCATTCATCCGCTGGGCAAGTCACCGGTGGTAACGACGGATGACGGACTCACGCTCGCGGAATCGGGCGCGATCATCGAAACGCTCATCGAGCGCTACGGCCACGGCCGCCTTGCGCCTGCGGCCGGTTCGCCGGAGGCGCTGCGCTATCGCTACTGGCTGCACTTTGCCGAAGGCACGGCGATGTCGCCGTTGCTGCTCAAGCTGGTGTTCGATCGCATCGAGACGAGCAAGATGCCTTTCTTCGCGAAGCCGATCGCCAAGGCGATCTCGGCCAAGGCGAAGTCGGCGTTCATCAACCCGAACATCGCAAGCCACCTGAACTACATGGAAGCCGAACTCGGCAAGAGCGAGTGGTTCGCCGGCGATGCGTTCACGGGCGCGGACATCCAGATGAGCTTCGTGGCCGAAGCTGCGCAGGCGCGCGGCGGGCTCGATGCGAAGCGGCCGAAGCTGATGGCGTACCTGGAGCGAATCCACGCGCGTCCCGCGTACAAGCGCGCGCTCGAACGCGGCGGCCCCTACGCCCTGTTGAACTGATCAGAAGATCTGCAGCAGCGCCACCGTCATGGTGATGTAGCGCAGAAACTTGCCCACGGTCATGTAGGCAACGCATGGCCAGAACGGCAGCTTGAGCCAACCTGCGACCGCGCACAGCGGGTCGCCCACCAGTGGCAGCCAGCTCAACAGGCAGGCCTTCGGGCCGAGCCGCTCCAGCCAGCCCAGAACACGCACATGATGTTTCGAGTGCGAGTATTTGTCGGCCACCTTGTGCGCGCCGTAGCCCATCCACCAGTCGACCGCGCCCCCCAGCGTGTTGCCTATGGTCGCCACCGCGATGGCCGGCCAGAACATGTCGGGGTTGAGCTTGAGCAGCCCGAAGAGAAAGGGCTCGGAGCCCACCGGCAGTAGCGTCGCGGAGACGAACGCCGCCACGAACAAGGTCGAGAGACCGTACTGCGGCAGCGCCAGCAGCGCCATGAGGGAGTCGAGCCAGGCTTGCATAAGGTCGGCGCAGTATAGGCAGCGCTTGCTTCGCAACCCCGCAGGAGAAAGCCCCGGAATGCACCGGTGTTTGTACGGGTACCCAGGGCGCAAATCGTTTCAGTCGCTGAAATGCGGCGTGGCTACAATCGTGCCTCATTTTTCAGCAGCCGAACGCGCACGCTCCTCTTTCCAATGACCTTGCAGATCGGCACCCACACGCTGGAAAACCGCCTGTTCGTCGCGCCCATGGCCGGCGTGACGGACCGGCCCTTCCGCATGCTGTGCCGCGAACTCGGCGCCGGTTATGCGGTCAGCGAGATGGTCACGTCGCGCAAGGAGCTCTGGGGCACGCTCAAGACATCGCGCCGCGCGAACCATGATGGCGAACCGGGCCCCATTGCGGTGCAGATTGCCGGCACCGATGCGGCCATGATGGCCGAGGCCACGGTCTACAACATCGAGCGTGGTGCGCAGATCATCGACATCAACATGGGCTGTCCGGCCAAGAAGGTCTGCAACAAGTGGGCAGGCTCGGCGCTGATGCGCGACGAGCCGCTGGCGCTTGAAATCGTGCAGGCCGTGGTCGATGCGGCGCAGCCTTTCGGCGTGCCGGTCACGCTCAAGATGCGCACCGGCTGGAGCCAGGAGCACCGCAACGCAGTGAAGCTCGCGCGCGATTTCGAATCGGCCGGCGTGCAGATGCTCACGGTGCATGGCCGCACGCGCGAGCAGGGCTACAAGGGCTTTGCCGAGTACGACACCATCGCCGCCGTGAAGGCCGCGGTGCGCGTGCCGGTGGTGGCCAACGGCGACATCCGCTCGCCCGAGAAGGCACGCGACGTGCTTGCGGCCACCGGCGCCGACGCGGTGATGATCGGCCGCGCCGCGCAGGGCCGCCCGTGGATCTTTCGCGAGATCGCGCACTTCCTGGAAACGGGCACGCATCGCGCGCCGCCGCTGGTCGCCGAAGTGCGCCGCTTGCTGCTCGACCATCTCGTGGAGCACTATGCGCTCTACGGCGACTACAGCGGTGTGCGCACGGCGCGCAAGCACATCGGCTGGTACGTGCGCACGCTGCCCGACGGCGAAGCGTTCCGCGCACGCATGAACACCATCGAGGACTGTGCCGAGCAGCTGCGCGCGGTCGGCGACTATTTCGACGGGCTGGCGGACCGCATGGATCGCATGCCCGTGCAGCACCTGGCGGACGAAGAGGCGTCGTCGGGTGAAGAGGAGGCGGCTTGCGCCGTCGATTGAAAAAAAGAGAAGAAGCAATGAGCAAGAAACATATCGAGGACTGCGTGCGCACCAGTCTGGACAGCTACTTTCGCGATCTGCGTGGCACCGAACCCGACGGCATGTACGAAATGCTCGTGCGTGTGGTCGAGAAACCCCTGCTCGACGTCGTGATGACGCGTGCGGAAGGCAATCAATCCAAGGCCGCGCAATGGTTGGGCCTGAATCGCAACACGCTTCGCAAGAAGCTCGTTGAACACAAACTTTTGAAATAACTCCACGGCATATCCAATGGCCCAGACCGCACTCATCTCCGTTTCCGACAAGACCGGCATTCTCGAATTCGCCCAGGCGCTGCATGCGCTGGGCATCAAGCTGCTGTCCACCGGCGGCACTGCCAAGCTGCTGGCCGATGCCGGCCTGCCCGTCACCGAAGTTGCCGACCACACCGGCTTTCCGGAGATGCTCGATGGCCGCGTGAAGACGCTGCACCCGAAGATCCACGGCGGCCTGCTCGCGCGCCGCGACCTGCCCGCGCACGTGGCGGCCATCAAGGAACATGGCATCGACACCATCGACCTGCTGGTGGTCAACCTGTACCCGTTCGAAGCCACCGTGGCCAAGCCCGGCTGCACGCTCGAAGACGCGATCGAGAACATCGACATCGGCGGCCCGGCCATGGTGCGCAGCGCGGCCAAGAACTGGAAGGACGTGGGTGTGCTGACCGACGCGTCGCAATACGCCGTGGCGCTCGCCGAGCTCAAGGCCGACGGCAAGCTCAGCGACAAGACCAAGTTCGCGTTTTCGGTGGCAGCGTTCAACCGCATCGCCGACTACGACGGCGCCATCAGCGACTACCTCTCGGCCATCGATTTCGATGCCAGCATCGGCCAGCCCGCGCCCAAGCGCTCGCTGTTCCCCGCGCAAAGCAACGGCCGTTTCGTGAAGGTGCAAGACCTGCGCTACGGCGAGAACCCGCACCAGCAGGCCGCGTTCTACCGCGACCTGCATCCGGCGCCCGGTTCGCTCGTGTCGGCCAAGCAGCTGCAGGGCAAGGAGCTGAGCTACAACAACATCGCCGACGCTGATGCCGCGTGGGAATGCGTGAAGAGCTTCGACGTGCCGGCTTGCGTGATCGTGAAGCACGCCAACCCCTGCGGCGTTGCCATCGGCAAGGATGCTGCCGAGGCTTACGGCAAGGCTTTCAAGACCGATCCGACCTCGGCCTTCGGCGGCATCATCGCCTTCAACCGTCCGGTCGATGGCGCGACGGCTCAGGAGATCTCCAAGCAGTTCGTCGAAGTGCTGATGGCGCCCGATTACACACCCGAGGCATTGGAGCTGTTCCAGGCGACCAAGAACCGGCAGAACGTGCGCATTCTCAAGATATCGCTGCCGCCGGGCGGCGCGAGCGACTGGGACAACGGCCGCAATGCGATGGACGTGAAGCGCATCGGCTCAGGCCTGTTGATGCAGACCGCCGACAACCATGAGCTCGCGGCCAGCGACCTCAAGGTGGTCAGCAAGAAGCAGCCCACGCCGCAGCAGCTGCAAGACCTGCTGTTCGCATGGAAGGTCGCGAAGTACGTGAAGAGCAACGCGATCGTGTTCTGCGCCAACGGCATGACCATGGGCGTGGGCGCGGGCCAGATGAGCCGCCTCGATTCGGCGCGCATCGCCAGCATCAAGGCCGAGCATGCCGGCCTTTCGCTGAAGGACACGGCAGTGGCCAGCGACGCCTTCTTCCCGTTCCGCGACGGCCTCGACGTGGTGGTCGATGCGGGCGCGAGCTGCGTCATCCAGCCGGGTGGCTCGATGCGCGACCAGGAAGTGATCGATGCCGCCGACGAGCGCGGCGTGGTGATGGTGCTGTCGGGCGTGCGTCACTTCCGCCACTGATCGGCGGAACGCGGGGTTCGGCGGCCGCGAGACTTACTCGTGGTTGCCGAAGCGGTATTTCAGCTGGAAGGTGATGGCGCCGTACAGCCGGTTTTTGATCGTCGGTACGTAGGCGATGTTGAGGCCCCAGTTCTTGCCTTCGATGGCCGCCACCGGAAGGATGGCCGGGAACCAGTTGCCGTTGCGGTAGTTCGGGTAGCCGTCGAAGCCGCCGACCACGGCGCCGAACTTCACGCCATAGAACTCGAAGGGCAGCGCGTACAGGCCCACGTAGTTCGACTGCCGGCGGTCGCTGTTGCGGAAGGTGCCCGCAGTGACGCGGAAGGTGTCGTTCAGCGGGTACTCGAAGCCCAGCCCCTGGTTGACGTTCTCCAAGCCCTTGCCGCCGTCGAAGTGCGCCGAATAGAAGCCTGGGTTGATCCAGATGTTCTTCGGATCGAAGGACTCTTGCGCTGATGCGAAGCCGGGAATGAGAAGAGCGATGCTCAGGACCGGCAACGTGCGCAGGGAGTTCATGGGCTAGGGCGTCCTGAAGATTTGTCTTGCGGCTTCGATGGTGGCGGCGATGTCGTCGTCGCTGTGGGTTGCGCTCACGAAGCCTGCTTCGTAAAGCGCGGGGGCAATATACACGCCGCGATCGAGCAAACCGTGAAACAACGCATTGAATTTCGCGTTGTCGGTTGTCATCACGGTGGCATAGTTTTGCGGCAGGTCCTTCATCAGGAAGAAGCCGAACATGCCGCCTTCGCTGTCGGCATTGAAGGGCTGGCCTTCGGCTGCTGCGGCGGCCTTCAGGCCGTCGACCAGCGTGCGCGTTTTCTTGCCGAGCGCTTCATAGAAGCCGGGCTTGGCGATTTCCTTCAACGTGGCGAGGCCACAGGCCGTGGCCACCGGATTGCCCGACAGCGTTCCCGCCTGGTAGACCGGACCCAGCGGCGCGAGCTGTTCCATGATCGCGCGCGGCCCGCCGAAGGCCGCCAGAGGCATGCCGCCGCCGATGACCTTGCCGAGAACAGTGAGGTCGGGCTTGATGCCCAGCACGCCTTGCGCGCCGTGCAGGCCCACGCGAAAGCCGGTCATCACCTCGTCGAAGATCAGCAGGGCGCCGTGTTGCGTGCAGAGTTCGCGGCAGCGCTTGGCGAACTCGGGCGTGGCGCGCACGAAGTTCATGTTGCCGGCAATGGCTTCGATCATCAGGCAGGCGATGTCGTTGCCGTGCAGTGCGAAGGCTTCTTCGAGCTGCTGCAGGTTGTTGTACTCGAGCACGATGGTGTGCTGCACCACCTCGGGCGGCACGCCGGCCGATGTCGGGTTGCCGAAGGTGGCGAGGCCGGAGCCGGCCTTTACCAGCAGTGCGTCGGCGTGACCGTGGTAGCAGCCCTCGAACTTGATGATGCTCTTGCGGCCGGTGGCGCCGCGCGCCAGGCGCAGCGCGCTCATGGCGGCTTCGGTGCCCGAGCTTACGAGCCGCACCATCTCCATAGACGGCACCAGCGCGAGGATGGCCTCGGCCAATTCGATTTCGCGCTCGGTCGGCGCGCCGTACGAGAAGCCTTCGAGCACGGCCTTCTGCACCGCCTCGACCACGGCAGGGTGGCCATGGCCCAGGATCATCGGGCCCCAGGAGCCGATGTAGTCGATGTAGCGCTTGTCGTTGGCGTCCCAGAAGTAGGCGCCCTGCGCGCGCTGGATGAAGCGGGGCGTGCCGCCCACGGCCTTGAAGGCGCGTACGGGCGAGTTGACGCCCCCGGGGATCACGGCGCGGGCGCGCTCGAAAAGAATGTCGTTGCGGTCGGTCATCAGTGTCGGGTGTCGTGTGGGGGGAGGGCGAAGTCCGGTGCGGCGTCCGGGTCTTCATCGTCTTCGTCGTCCTCGGGCTCGGCCCAGAACAGGCGGTCGGGCAGCACGTGGCCCATGCCGGGGCGAAAGCCCGCGTCGAGGCAGCGGTCCATGTAGGCCAGCGCCTCGGTGGTCGCGGCCACGAGGTCGGTGCCGCTCGCCAGCAGGGCGGCCAGCGCGGCCGACAGGGTGTCGCCGGCGCCGGCAAAGACGGCTTCGAGCCGTTCGTACTTCTCGTTGGCGAGCACCGACTGCGGCGAGGCCAGAACGTTGTCGATGAACTGCTCGGGCAGCACCATGCCGGTTACCAGCGTGTAGGGCACGCCGAACTCGCCGGCGGCCTTCGCAATGTCGCGCGCGCCGGGCGGACGCTCGCCGTTCCAGTCCGGAAGCAGCCAGCGCCACAGAGTACTGTGGTTTCCAACCAACACCGTCGTCTGAGGCAAAACAAGTTCCCGAAAAGCGTCCAGATAGGGCTCGATCAGGTTCTCGTCCCACCACGAAAGGTTGGGCATGTAGGCCACCACGGGCACCTCGGGATAGTCGGCGGCGGTCTCGGCGATGGTGCTCAGGGCCTCGGGGGTACCGGCAAAGCCCACCTTGATCAGCTGGACTTCCACGTCCTCCAGGATGGCGCGCGCCTGCTCGGCGATGGCCTCCTCGTCGAAGGGAAAGTGGTCGAAAATCTCGGCCGTGTCCCTGGCGTAGGCGCCTGTGACGACGGGCAGGACGTGTGCGCCCACCGACGCCATGGCGAGGGCATCGGCGCCCAGCCCGCCCGCCCCGCTG
This is a stretch of genomic DNA from Variovorax paradoxus. It encodes these proteins:
- a CDS encoding sugar ABC transporter ATP-binding protein, translated to MNLTTAMPVLSLSAMGKDYAAPVLDDVSIVLNAGEVLALTGENGAGKSTLSKIVCGLVQPTRGQMLLDGKPFAPGSRRDAERLGVRMVMQELGLVTTLSVAENLLLDRLPNKTGWIRRSKLHELAARQLAKIGMENIDPATPVARLGIGQQQMVEIARNLQDDTRVLVLDEPTAMLTPRETSHLFEQIELLKTRGVAIVYVSHRLEELQRIADRVAVLRDGRLVDVRAMAGVRESELVQRMVGRAVHEHEGRDRRVAGPVLLSARGIGRAQVVRDVDIDLHAGEVMGLAGLVGSGRTELVRLLFGADRADRGEITLYENGQPTQHARKGWRSPMQAIRAGIGLVTEDRKSQGLLLTQSIRVNATLSDLGAISHAGWLQRAKERSIAQKLVELLRIRSRSIEQPVATLSGGNQQKVVFARWLHRECKVLLLDEPTRGVDVGARADLYAELDRMTDAGKALLMVSSDLRELMAMCDRIGVMSAGRLVAVFERGEWTEQSLLAAAFSDATGRAASPPTVSPVSDSTPVTADTQ
- a CDS encoding glutathione S-transferase, producing the protein MLTVHHLNNSRSQRVLWLLEELELPYEIVHYQRDPQTSLAPASLRAIHPLGKSPVVTTDDGLTLAESGAIIETLIERYGHGRLAPAAGSPEALRYRYWLHFAEGTAMSPLLLKLVFDRIETSKMPFFAKPIAKAISAKAKSAFINPNIASHLNYMEAELGKSEWFAGDAFTGADIQMSFVAEAAQARGGLDAKRPKLMAYLERIHARPAYKRALERGGPYALLN
- the dusB gene encoding tRNA dihydrouridine synthase DusB; translation: MTLQIGTHTLENRLFVAPMAGVTDRPFRMLCRELGAGYAVSEMVTSRKELWGTLKTSRRANHDGEPGPIAVQIAGTDAAMMAEATVYNIERGAQIIDINMGCPAKKVCNKWAGSALMRDEPLALEIVQAVVDAAQPFGVPVTLKMRTGWSQEHRNAVKLARDFESAGVQMLTVHGRTREQGYKGFAEYDTIAAVKAAVRVPVVANGDIRSPEKARDVLAATGADAVMIGRAAQGRPWIFREIAHFLETGTHRAPPLVAEVRRLLLDHLVEHYALYGDYSGVRTARKHIGWYVRTLPDGEAFRARMNTIEDCAEQLRAVGDYFDGLADRMDRMPVQHLADEEASSGEEEAACAVD
- a CDS encoding Fis family transcriptional regulator, with amino-acid sequence MSKKHIEDCVRTSLDSYFRDLRGTEPDGMYEMLVRVVEKPLLDVVMTRAEGNQSKAAQWLGLNRNTLRKKLVEHKLLK
- a CDS encoding sugar ABC transporter substrate-binding protein; translation: MKFTRRTLQSAAALTLLGAIAGTPAFAQDKPKVALVMKSLANEFFRTMEDGAKAHQKANAAQYTLVANGIKDETDTAAQIKMVEQMVAQKINALVIAPADSKALVPVIKAAIDKGILVVNIDNQLDGAALKEKGILVPFVGPDNRAGAKLVGDALAKELKSGDKVGIIEGVSTTFNAQQRTLGYQDAMKAAGVTVVGVQSGQWEIDKGNTVAAGMMREHPDLKALLAGNDSMALGAVAAVKAAGKTGKVLVVGYDNIGAIKPMLKDGRVLATADQFAAKQAVFGIETALKAIADKKKQSEMPAEVKTDVVLVTKDSK
- the purH gene encoding bifunctional phosphoribosylaminoimidazolecarboxamide formyltransferase/IMP cyclohydrolase, which produces MAQTALISVSDKTGILEFAQALHALGIKLLSTGGTAKLLADAGLPVTEVADHTGFPEMLDGRVKTLHPKIHGGLLARRDLPAHVAAIKEHGIDTIDLLVVNLYPFEATVAKPGCTLEDAIENIDIGGPAMVRSAAKNWKDVGVLTDASQYAVALAELKADGKLSDKTKFAFSVAAFNRIADYDGAISDYLSAIDFDASIGQPAPKRSLFPAQSNGRFVKVQDLRYGENPHQQAAFYRDLHPAPGSLVSAKQLQGKELSYNNIADADAAWECVKSFDVPACVIVKHANPCGVAIGKDAAEAYGKAFKTDPTSAFGGIIAFNRPVDGATAQEISKQFVEVLMAPDYTPEALELFQATKNRQNVRILKISLPPGGASDWDNGRNAMDVKRIGSGLLMQTADNHELAASDLKVVSKKQPTPQQLQDLLFAWKVAKYVKSNAIVFCANGMTMGVGAGQMSRLDSARIASIKAEHAGLSLKDTAVASDAFFPFRDGLDVVVDAGASCVIQPGGSMRDQEVIDAADERGVVMVLSGVRHFRH
- a CDS encoding ABC transporter permease; this encodes MNAEASTKQNLPASPSALKGQLGTYLGLTVVLVGMIALFGSLSEYFLTRETFVSIANEIPALAVMAVGMTFVLIIAGIDLSVGSVLALSAAVTAAAILEWKLSVPVAAVLGLVTGLICGTVTGAVSVAWRLPSFIVSLGMLEAVRGGAYLVTDSRTQYVGDAISGLAAPWIGGISAAFVLAVVLVVIGQMVLTRTVFGRHVVGIGTNEEAMRLAGVDPRPIRIIVFAVTGLLAGLAGLMQSARLEAADPNAGVGIELQVIAAVVIGGTSLMGGRGSVINTFFGVLIIAVLEAGLAQVGASEPSKRIITGAVIVVAVIIDTLRQRRADRRLA
- the ychF gene encoding redox-regulated ATPase YchF — encoded protein: MSLQCGIVGLPNVGKSTLFNALTKAGIAAENYPFCTIEPNVGVVEVPDPRLAQLSEIVKPERVVPAIVEFVDIAGLVAGASTGEGLGNKFLAHIRETDATVNVVRCFDDENVIHVAGKVDPISDIEVIQTELCLADLATVEKALHRHTKVARSGDKDAQKLVGLLERCQAALNENTPVRALDFTKEELPLVKSFTLITAKPAMFVGNVAEDGFENNPYLDRLREYAAKQGAPVVAICAKIEADLAEMDDEDKKMFLAEIGQEEPGLNRLIRAAFKLLGLQTYFTAGVKEVRAWTIHIGDTGPQAAGVIHGDFEKGYIRAQTIAFEDYIAFKGEQGAKDAGKMRSEGKEYVVKDGDVMNFLFSS
- a CDS encoding YqaA family protein; its protein translation is MQAWLDSLMALLALPQYGLSTLFVAAFVSATLLPVGSEPFLFGLLKLNPDMFWPAIAVATIGNTLGGAVDWWMGYGAHKVADKYSHSKHHVRVLGWLERLGPKACLLSWLPLVGDPLCAVAGWLKLPFWPCVAYMTVGKFLRYITMTVALLQIF
- the hemL gene encoding glutamate-1-semialdehyde 2,1-aminomutase; the encoded protein is MTDRNDILFERARAVIPGGVNSPVRAFKAVGGTPRFIQRAQGAYFWDANDKRYIDYIGSWGPMILGHGHPAVVEAVQKAVLEGFSYGAPTEREIELAEAILALVPSMEMVRLVSSGTEAAMSALRLARGATGRKSIIKFEGCYHGHADALLVKAGSGLATFGNPTSAGVPPEVVQHTIVLEYNNLQQLEEAFALHGNDIACLMIEAIAGNMNFVRATPEFAKRCRELCTQHGALLIFDEVMTGFRVGLHGAQGVLGIKPDLTVLGKVIGGGMPLAAFGGPRAIMEQLAPLGPVYQAGTLSGNPVATACGLATLKEIAKPGFYEALGKKTRTLVDGLKAAAAAEGQPFNADSEGGMFGFFLMKDLPQNYATVMTTDNAKFNALFHGLLDRGVYIAPALYEAGFVSATHSDDDIAATIEAARQIFRTP